The DNA sequence TGGCGAATTTTCGGATAATTTATCAACAATGGGAGAGCCAAAATCCAGAAACTGAAGAGGCACTGGTCACTTTCGTCAATGAATTTTTAGCAACAACTCTTCCTGAAGATGATAATTTTCACTTAATTATCCTTCAAAATCAGCTCTATCACTCAAAACCCACCCCATTGCCCTCGGTGATTCAGTCTCACCCGGAATTACTGCCCAAATGGATCACCTTAAACACATCAGTTGCCGGAACTGTATCAGTCGATGATCCAGAAGTGGGCAGTGTGGTTTACAAAACCCACATCTTAGAAATCAACAATGAACCAACAGGGCTTTTTGTTGCTGTTCACCTGACAGCGGGTGAACGTGCAGAAGCTTGGGCAGCAGTTCGTATCTTTATTGAAGTTGCCTTTGGAGTCATGCTAGTGGCATTTTTGCTGGCTTGGGTAGCCAGTCATCAACTTCTCAAGCCAGTTCAACAGTTAGCCAAAACGGCACAAAGTATTAATGAAAATAATCTGAATCAACGTTTAGCAGTCGAAGGGAGAGGGGAACTGGCAGAATTAGCCAGTACTTTTAACCTCATGATGGATCGCGTCCAAGATGCTTTTGAAAGGCAACGCAACTTTATTAATGATGTTAGTCATGAATTGCGAACACCAATCACAATTATTCAAGGACATCTTGATGTCATGACGGCTGATCCGCAAGACCAAGCGCAAACGCTGGCTGTCGTATCCGATGAATTGGAACGTATGAAACGGTTTGTCAATGACATGATTTTACTGGCAAAGGCAGAGCAGAATCATTTTTTACAGCCTGAGAGGATCGATCTACAGCGTTTTATCCAAGACGTCTTCAGTAAAGCAATCGTGCTTGCAGATCGCAACTGGCAATTAGCGGCAACAGCAGAGGGAATTTTTTGGGGAGATCGTCAGCGTTTGACAGGGGCTTTGATGAACTTGTTGGAAAATGCCATTCAACATACTCAGCTTGAAGACACGATTGAATTAGGGAGTGCAGTTTCTGCCCAAACCCTACGCTTTTGGGTTCGAGATACAGGAGAGGGGATTGCTGAAGCCGATCAACAGCGTATTTTTAATCGGTTTGCCCGTGCGACTAATCGTTCTCGTGCCTCGGAAGGCGCTGGTTTAGGATTGGCAATTGTGGCTGCAATGATGAAGGCGCATGGCGGATCTGTGGAATTAAGTAGTGAACTTGGTGTAGGAGCGACATTTACTTTAATTTTTCCTTGGAAATCGAATGCAGAGGTGGCATGATGACTCAGATCTTGATTGTGGAAGATGAATGCCGAATTACATCTTTTCTAGAAAAGGGTTTAAAGGCTAATGGATTTATGACAACGGTAGCCACTACCACTGAAGAAGCAGCAGCGATCGCGCTCGATAGTCAGATTGACCTCATTTTACTTGACTTATCTCTTCCCGGTGAGGATGGTTTATCCCTGTTAAAAGCCTTGCGGGGGCAAGGGTTTTCTGCACCCATTATCATTGTTACCGCTCGCGATGATGTTCAGGATAAAGTCACTGGGCTTGAATGGGGTGCCGATGATTATGTCACCAAGCCCTTTCGCTTTGAAGAGTTATTAGCGCGAATTCGGGCTCGATTAAGAGTGTCTGTGAACAATAATGGCTACTCAAGTGATCAGTTTCAGCTGCTCCAAGTTCAAAATCTGACCTTAGACTTACGCACCCGTCGTCTCACTGTCGATGGTGAATTCGTTGAACTCTCGACGCGGGAATTTATTCTTATGGAGACATTTATGCGCCACCCCAATCAAGTAATGACTCGGCAACAATTGCTTGATCAAGTTTGGGGATATCATTATGCTGTCGGTTCTAATGTCGTCGATGTCTATGTGGGCTATCTTCGTAAAAAGCTAGGCACGAATTACATTCAAACGGTTCGCGGGATGGGTTATCGGTTATCTGGTAAAAATTGAAAGATTGACTGTTCAGCTGTGTGGGGCAATTGGGCGAATTGCTGCCACCCATCATTTTCTTGGTTAAGGTTTCCCCACTACAATGAGAAAGCATTTCTAGACACGGTTAGCACTTCTGTTGTCCAACTCATCTCTATTTTTTCTCATGGCTACAGTTTATTCAATTCATCCGGAAACGCCCCAAGAGCGAATTCTTGAAACCGTTGCGCAAGCGTTAAAGGATGGAGCAATTATGTTATATCCTACAGATACCGTGTACGCAATTGGCTGCGACCTGAATGTCAAGTCCGCAGTCGAAAAAGTCCGTTTTCTCAAACGGATGAGTAATGAAAAACCCCTTACTTTCTTGTGTTCCTCGTTATCCAATATTGCTGATTATGCCCACGTCAGTGATGATGCCTATCGCCTCATGAAACGCCTCATTCCGGGCACTTATACCTTTTTACTCCCGGCAACGAAGTTGGTGCCGAAACTGGTCATGAACCCGAAGCGAAAAACCAGTGGGATTCGCGTTCCCGATCAGGTTGTCTGTCAATCTCTTTTAAAGACGTTGGGTAATCCAATTATTTCCACTTCCGCTTATCTTCCCAATGATTCAGGAGATTTACCCACCCTGGGTTATGAAAAAGCTCGTTTATTCGATGCCATGGACAAACAGGTGGATATTATTCTCGATGATGGATCAGATGTGACAACTGAGGTCTCCACAATCATTGATCTCACTGGCGATCAACCAGAAATTATCCGCGAAGGTTTAGGGATAGAAGAAGCAGAAAGTTGGATGTACGGAATCTAAAGTGAACATAAGACAGGTGAAGTGAAGCAAGGAGCTATTCTCAGATGATTGCCTGTTTTTTCCTTACCCCGAACTCAGCTTACTGACCAACGGTCACCGGAGCTTTAGTGAGGACAGGCGCCTTCCGTGCCGACCCAACTGGAATCGAATTCCAGTTGGAAAGCGGCACCGCATCGTCGGGCGTTCCTTTGCGCGGGAAACCCGCGCAGGGTCCCTCCTCATTCCGCGGTTTAGGAAGGCGTAATCTTTGACTGAAATATGAGCCCAATACTTCTCGAATAAGCCTCCCTATTGATTGGTAAAGATGGGGACAAAGTTAAAGGGTAAGGGTAAGGGTTAAAATCACCTTTCCCCTTGCTCCTTTTCCCTACTTCCACCGATCAGTATCGCCTTTAAACGAGAAGTATTGAAATATGAGCCTTCTTTATACCAAGAAGGCTTTATTTTTCTTAATCAAGAATGAAGGGATCTTTCAGGAAAATTCGTAGAAACACGGTTTTATTATGTTTTGAAGTAGATGTATTATTTGACTTATAGACATTTATTTTGAGACTTAGCTCACAAAACTGTCACCTTCATTAATTTGAAGCAATCTTTCTCAGAGGAGTAATGTTAGCGAAATAGTGTTTTTTTTTCGCTAAGTCATTCACCCCTAGGAGTCAGCTTATTTGGTCACATAAATCACATTTTCAGCATGTCATCAAAAGAGGAGCAATATTACTGACAACTCAGTATGGGATTAAATGTCAAAGGATGAAATCAAGAGGGGATTAATGAATTATTGCACCTTAAAATTCACAAGCCGGTGCTAGGAAAAATAACCAACATTCATTGGACTAAACCCTTATGAATATCAATTATATCTTCAAAGAAATGTATCACCGTAGTCAACACTCTGACACGGGACTATTACAAATTAGGGAAGTTAATAGCACCGAAAAACCTTGGTCTCTTTACTTTAGCCTCGGGCGCTTGATTTGGGCAAGTGGTGGCAAACATGAACAACGACGTATTTATCGTCAGTTGAGTCATTGCTATCCACATAACTTGGTTGAGTTATTTCAGTTTACTCATAATCTTGAGATCGATTGGAAAGCAGAATCGGCTTATTATGACCTTTTATCTGACTTATTTAAAGTCGAAAATAAAATTAGTATTAATCAATTTATTTTAATTGCCAATCAAATCAAACTTGAAGTTCTCTTTGATCTATTGCAGGTTATTTATTTGGAATCTCAAGTCAAAACTGAACAAGAGAACAATAAACGACTACAGCATCAATGGTTTGAAAATGTTCGTCCCACTAAATATATTCCTGTTCCCCGGGAAGTGGCTAAATCAACTGAAGAATTGATCCAAACTGCTCAACAACAATGGGAGCAATGGCAAAAATCAGGATTGGGTTATTGTTTACCGAATCAAGCGCCAATTATAGAAGATGCAACTAGCATTCAGCAAGCGACTGCCGCAAAAACTTTTCAAACTCTCAAACGGCTCCTCACCGGAAAACGCACACTGCGTGATATCGCAATTGAAACCAAACGAGATATTGTTTCGATTACCAAAGTTTTTTGGGAATATTACCAACAAGGCTGGTTAACGTTTCAAGATGTTCCTGACTTAAATTTACCAGAAATTGTTTCTAAAAGGTCAGTAACCAATAGTTCTTCGGAAACCACGCAAAGGTTGTTAGTCGCTTGTGTTGATGATAGTCCCCAAGTTACTCAAACCTTAGAACAATTTATTCGGGACAATGGGTATGATTTTATTGGTATTAATGATCCCTTGCGAGCCAATGCCACCTTATTAAAAACCAAACCGGATTTGATTTTTCTGGACTTAATTATGCCGAATACGAATGGCTATGAAATTTGTACACAACTGCGACGAGTCTCCAGCTTGAAAGAAATTCCAATTATTATTTTGACCGGAAAAGATGGATTAATTGATCGGATGCGAGCCAAGATGGTTGGGGCTACTCACTATCTCAGCAAGCCGGTCCAACGCACGACGATTTTGGAAGTATTGCAAAAATACTTATCCCCTGCCCAGAGTCATGAACCAGATGCCAATTCAGGTTTTTCCTCTGGATAAACCTGACTTTAAATCAGTCCTGAATATCTCAATTGCAAACCCATTATAAGGTAACCCAATCATGAAAAAAGCACTCATTGTTGAAGATTCCCAAACTGACTTACAAATTATGTCCAGCTATCTTGGCGAAAATGGCTTTGACGTCGTGAAAGCCACCAACCATGATGAAGCGCTTTCCCAAGTTCAAAAACAGCCCTTTAATTTAATTGTCCTGGATGTGGTGCTGCCAGATCGCAGCGGCTTTGAACTCTGTCGTCAACTCAAAGAAGAAGAATCCACTCGTCAAACCCCAATTATTATTTGCTCAACCAAAAATAGCGACATGGATAAATTTTGGGGGATGAAACAGGGGGCCGATGCCTATCTGACCAAACCGGTCGATTCTGCCGAACTGGCTCGTACTCTCCAACAAGTTGTTAAGTAAGTTTATCCCTTAGAAAATCGTGCTTTCTTCCTCTTCTTCTCAGTTCAACCCTAGCCTATTGTTTCCAGTTGCTAATGCAGAACAGACAGCAACCGATCAATTCTTGCGTTTTTATCTTGTTCCAGAAACGACCGGTTTACTCCCCGTTTCTCAACTGAGTGAAGTGTTAACAGTCAATACCCGTCAGGTAATTCCCATCCCGAAACTGCCCCCTTGCGTGATGGGGGTTTACAACTGGCGCGGAGAAATTCTCTGGGTGGTTGACTTAGGAAATTTGATCGGGCTCACCCCTTTGGCAGAACAGTCTTTGGTTAGCCCCAGCTTACCGTTACTCATCCTCAGAGGCAAAGATCAAGCTGGAAATCGCCAAGCACTCGGTTTAATTGTCAATCGGGTTGAAAGTCTGATTCGGATTAATCCGGATCAAATTCAGTCTCCTCCGGAATCGACCTTTACTGCCGAACTCGCTCGCGTTTTACGGGGGTATTGGTTAACGCCAGAGGGAGAAATGTTGATGGTGCTATCAGGGGCTGCCATTTTTGCTCAAATGCCCCAACCTTCTTAAATTCTTTATATTTTTCTTACCACAGTATACCGTCATGACACAAACTTCTTCCAAAAAAGAACAACTGAATGGTAAAAACGGGAAAAGTCCTCAAACAGAGACTTCTAAAAAATCAGTGCCCGCGATCCCGCTTCAAGAAGAGTCAACTCAAGACCCAAGTCAAGGCAATCGTTCCTGGTGGCAAAAACTCGGACAGCGCTGGAACAATATTAGCTTCCGCAATAAACTGACCCTACTGGTTGTGGGTAGTGTGGCGGTTCCAGTAGTTGCCATTACTCAAGCTGCGATCTACCTTGAAGAACGACAATTACTGATAGATTTAAATCGAATTCTCAATCTCCAATTAAATTCCTTAGAAGGGGCAATTGACGATAATTTAGAGGAATTAGAAGAAGAAGCCGGGATTACGGTTACCTTCGCCAAAGTGACAGAAGCCGATCTCAATGACCCCAATGCGGCAGCGCAAGTATTGCAAAATACAACTGAAGAAGATTCTGATGAGAGTTTTTATATCATTACCAATCGACAGGGGGAAACGGTTGCTCAGCGCATTCAGCAGCTTGATCAGGATTTTTCGAGTTATCCCCTGCTTCCGAGTGATCTAGAAGAAGAGGCAGAAGAAGGGGAAGAAGAGGAAGAGGAAGCGGTAAAAAGCGTTTCTAAACCCCTTGGTATTCCTCTCAGTGATGTTCCCGCGGTGCAAAAAGTTCTACAAACCGGAGAAGGGGTTACCAGTGTTGAACTCCTAAAAAGCGATGTTTTACAACAGCTGGGACTGGCAGAACAAGCGGCAATTGGCTTGCGAGAGCAAGAAATAGAAAGTTTACCAGAACCGAAACAACCCTATCCGGAAGGCACTTATGATATTGAACAGGGGAAAAGCGGGATGGTGCTGATGAGCGTCCAGCCGGTGATTCGGAATAATCAGCTGGTAGGCACTGTGATTTATGGCACTTTAATTAACCGCAACTACGAAATTGTGGATGACATTCAAAGAGCAACTGGCACATCTACTGCAACCATTTTTGCTCAAGACTGGCGGGTCAGTACCAACGTTCCTTATACCGATGAAACCACCCGTGCCATTGGTACTCGCGTTTCTCGGGTTGTTGCCGACACCGTGCTCAATCGAGGAGAAACCTTCCTCGGGGAAGCCAACATTATCGGGATTGAGTATCTGACGGCTTATAGCCCTCTCTATAACCATGAAGGCGAAACGGTTGGGATTGCTTATATCGGAGACCCGAAAACCCAAATTAATGCAGTATTACGCCAAGCGGCACTGATTCAATATGGGATAGGTGCTTCAATCCTTCTCGTGGGAGCGGGCATAGCTCTCTTGATTTCTCGCAACCTTTCTACTCCGATTCTCCGATTGTCAAACTTTGCGCAAAAAGTGGGAAGTGGAAATTATGGGCTGCGGATGGAAGGTACTGAAAATCGCGAAGATGAGATTGGGCAACTCTCTCAAGATTTAAACCGCATGGTCTCCAACTTAGAAGTCACCCAAGCCGAACTCCGTCGGGACTCTGCAGAAACGGGTTTCTTGGCCCGAGTTGCCAGTACGCCGGTTACGAGTGAAGAAGCCTTCAAAGAACTCGCTGATCAATCCTTAGCCGAAGCGAGAGGGTTAATGCAGGTCGATCGTTTGGTGATCTATCGCTTCCAAGAAGATGGCAGCGGCTATATTGCCAACGAATCTGTTATTGAAGGGTTAAAACCGGCTAAAGAACGGGAAATTAAAGACCCCTGTATTCCCGAAGAAATTCGTCAAGCCTATTTAGAGGGGCGAGTGGTTCCCACCCGCGATGTCTTCAATGCCGGATTCCATCCGGATCACTTGCAATTAATGAAAGATTTACAAATTCGCGCTAACTTAGTGGTGCCGATTATTGTGCGGGAAAGTCTCTACGGGTTACTGATTGCTCACAACTGCCATACCCCCTATGAGTGGCAAGAGCGAGAAATCAAATTTATGCAGCGGTTAGCTTTAGAAATTGGGAGTTCGCAAGCTCGACTCAGTTTCTTAGAAGACCTGCAAAAAGCAGAAGAAGAACAACGGCAAGAGAAAGAAAAATTGCAACGCCGCGCCCTAGAATTACTGATGCAGGTCGATCCCATCAGTAAAGGGGATTTAACGATTAATGCCAGTGTAACCGACGATGAAATTGGTACGGTTGCGGACTCTTATAACTCGACGGTTGAAAACTTACGGAAAATTGTCGGACAGGTAAAAGAAGCCGCCCAAGCAGTGGGGGATACCACCACGAAAAACGAAACCGAAGTGCAAGCGCTTTCACAGGGGGCGTTAGAGCAATCGCGAGAAATTGAAGCTGCCCTCGATCGCATTGAAGCGATGACCCGCTCGATTAATGCGGTATCTGAAAGTGCCGCTGAAGCAGAAGGGGCGATTCAGAAATCGGCACAAACGGTAAAAGCCGGAGATGAAGCGATGAACCGGACTGTAGATGGGATTATGTCGATTCGGGAAACGGTGGCTGAAACGGCGAAAAAAGTAAAACGGTTAGGGGAATCCTCGCAGAAAATTTCTCAGGTGGTGAACCTGATTAGTAACTTTGCCGACCAGACGAACTTGTTAGCGTTAAACGCCTCCATTGAGGCTGCCCGTGCTGGTGAACAAGGACGAGGCTTCGCCGTGGTTGCGGATGAAGTCCGGGCGTTGGCACAACAGTCAGCAGATGCGACGGCGGAAATTTCTAACTTGGTTGACCAAATTCAAACGGAGACTAATGAAGTGGTCACGGCGATGGAACAAGGAACGGAACAGGTGGTTAGCGGGACGCAACTAGTAGAAGAAGCACGAGCGAACCTGAACCAGATCACGGGTGTATCCAACCAAATTAATGAATTGGTGGCAAAAATTGCCGAAGCGGCGAAAACTCAGTCTGTTGACTCGGAACAGGTGAACCAAACGATTAAAGATGTTGCCGCGATCGCGCAGCGAACCTCTGAAAGTGCCACGCAAGTATCCGACTCCTTTAAGGAACTGCTCCAAACGGCTCAAAACTTAGAACAGAACGTTGGACAGTTCAAAGTTGAATAAGACTGTCTCTCCCCCAATTCTGGGAAAAGAAACGGGGGAGAACACTTTAGAATCACTCATAACCCATTCCCAATTATTATGTCTCTTGATCCCCATATTCGTGACCAAGCCTATCATTTCTTTGTTGCTGAAGCCCCAGAACTCCTGCAAAGTATCGAATCGGGTCTTCTGAATCTCCGAGAAGAATACAGTACGGCCAAAGTGCATAGCATTATGCGGGCAGCGCACTCGATCAAAGGAGGAGCAGCGGGTGTCGGTTTAGACGGGATTAAATCCATTGCTCATCGCTTAGAAGACATTTTTAAAGCCCTTTACCACGCCGAAGACCAAATCACTCCCGACTTTGAACGCAAGCTGCTGCAAGCTTACGATTGTTTACACCAACCCCTCAGCGAACAAATTGCCACTGGCAATTACGATGCCGAACAAGCGGTTGCCGAAGCGGAAGCCATTCTCACCGAGATTGAAACTGACCTCGGAGATGCCATGACCCAAGGGGCAGATTTTATCCCCAGTTCAGAAGATTTAGGGGTTGATATGGCTTCCTCGATTTTTCAAGTGGATGTCGAAGAAGGATTGGAACGCTTGCAGACTGTGATTGCCAATCCTGAACAATATGAAGTTGCCGGAGAAGTCCGAGCGGAAGCCGAAGTCTTTGCTGGATTAGCTGAAATTACTGGTTTAAGCGGGTTTGGAGAAATTGCTCAGCGCGCGATTGAAGCCTTAGATGCTCATCCTCAACAAGGTCTAGAGATTGCTCGGATTGTGATTAAAGATGTAGAAGCCGGACGCAATGCCTTTTTGAACGGCGATCGCAAGCGCGGCGGCGAACCGTCCCCGGAATTATTAGCTTACACAACTCCAGAAGCAAGTGCTAGTCCTGATGACTGGTTGGCTGAAACCGAAGAAAGCGAGATTGCGGCTAGTGCTGATGACCTCTTTAGTGAAGAAGACATAGACAGCACAGAAGCGATTACCAGTGTTGATGACTTATTTGCTGCAACCGAAGAAAGCGAGATTGCAGCTAGTGCTGATGACCTCTTTAATGAAGAAGACACAGACAGCGCAGAAGCGATTACCAGTGTTGATGACTTATTTGCTGCAACCGAAGAAAGCGAGATCGCGGCTAGTGCTGATGACCTCTTTAGTGAAGAAGACATAGACAGCGCAGAAGCGATTACCAGTGTTGATGACTTATTTGCTGCAACCGAAGAAAGCGAGATCGCGGCTAGTGCTGATGACCTCTTTAGTGAAGAAGACACAGACAGCACAGAAGCAATTACCAGTGCTGATGAACAGAGCGAAACCGAAGCAGCACCAGAATCCTTAGCAGAAGCGGTGACTACCCTCCAGCAGAGCTTTGAGGAACTTCCGCTTGCTGACAATTTGCCAAGTTCTCCCAGCGAACAGCCAGGAGAGCAACCCACTCCGACTCGTGTTACCGCTGCTCCTGCTGCTGGATCCAAACCCTCTATACGAGTGGAAGTAGAGCGCTTACAAACCATGGATAACCAGTTAGGGGAACTGGTCATTCAACGGAATAGCCTTGCGGTACAAAACGAACAACTGCAACGAGGGTTAAGAGAATTACTCAACCGCTTTTCTCGCTTTAAAAACTTAGTCGGACGCCTCGAAGAGTTTTCTGACAAAGAAATCATCAGTCAAAGTAACCAGCGCCCAGCCGCCTTGCAGCCAACGACCGGAAACGAAAATGGCACTGCTTCTTTTAATTTAACTGAGCAACCGGAGTCGGTTCTTGATCTGGACTTCGATAGTCTCGAACTGGATCAATATGGCGCTTTAAATGCCGTCTTACAAGAACTCTTGGAAGAAACGGCGCAAATTGAAGAATCCGTAGGAGACGTTTCGCTCTTTACTCAACAGTCCGAGCAAACCTTGTTAGGACAGCGTAAAATGTTGGAACAATTGCGGGATGAATTAATTTGGGCGCGGATGTTGCCGTTAAGTAATATTCTGGACCGCTTTCCGCGTATCTTGCG is a window from the Cyanobacteria bacterium GSL.Bin1 genome containing:
- a CDS encoding HAMP domain-containing protein, with translation MRSYFKSTRNRILLLYFISLLGVFTIAIPLFQVLFFSKVDRRVQENLSEELANFRIIYQQWESQNPETEEALVTFVNEFLATTLPEDDNFHLIILQNQLYHSKPTPLPSVIQSHPELLPKWITLNTSVAGTVSVDDPEVGSVVYKTHILEINNEPTGLFVAVHLTAGERAEAWAAVRIFIEVAFGVMLVAFLLAWVASHQLLKPVQQLAKTAQSINENNLNQRLAVEGRGELAELASTFNLMMDRVQDAFERQRNFINDVSHELRTPITIIQGHLDVMTADPQDQAQTLAVVSDELERMKRFVNDMILLAKAEQNHFLQPERIDLQRFIQDVFSKAIVLADRNWQLAATAEGIFWGDRQRLTGALMNLLENAIQHTQLEDTIELGSAVSAQTLRFWVRDTGEGIAEADQQRIFNRFARATNRSRASEGAGLGLAIVAAMMKAHGGSVELSSELGVGATFTLIFPWKSNAEVA
- a CDS encoding GAF domain-containing protein — translated: MTQTSSKKEQLNGKNGKSPQTETSKKSVPAIPLQEESTQDPSQGNRSWWQKLGQRWNNISFRNKLTLLVVGSVAVPVVAITQAAIYLEERQLLIDLNRILNLQLNSLEGAIDDNLEELEEEAGITVTFAKVTEADLNDPNAAAQVLQNTTEEDSDESFYIITNRQGETVAQRIQQLDQDFSSYPLLPSDLEEEAEEGEEEEEEAVKSVSKPLGIPLSDVPAVQKVLQTGEGVTSVELLKSDVLQQLGLAEQAAIGLREQEIESLPEPKQPYPEGTYDIEQGKSGMVLMSVQPVIRNNQLVGTVIYGTLINRNYEIVDDIQRATGTSTATIFAQDWRVSTNVPYTDETTRAIGTRVSRVVADTVLNRGETFLGEANIIGIEYLTAYSPLYNHEGETVGIAYIGDPKTQINAVLRQAALIQYGIGASILLVGAGIALLISRNLSTPILRLSNFAQKVGSGNYGLRMEGTENREDEIGQLSQDLNRMVSNLEVTQAELRRDSAETGFLARVASTPVTSEEAFKELADQSLAEARGLMQVDRLVIYRFQEDGSGYIANESVIEGLKPAKEREIKDPCIPEEIRQAYLEGRVVPTRDVFNAGFHPDHLQLMKDLQIRANLVVPIIVRESLYGLLIAHNCHTPYEWQEREIKFMQRLALEIGSSQARLSFLEDLQKAEEEQRQEKEKLQRRALELLMQVDPISKGDLTINASVTDDEIGTVADSYNSTVENLRKIVGQVKEAAQAVGDTTTKNETEVQALSQGALEQSREIEAALDRIEAMTRSINAVSESAAEAEGAIQKSAQTVKAGDEAMNRTVDGIMSIRETVAETAKKVKRLGESSQKISQVVNLISNFADQTNLLALNASIEAARAGEQGRGFAVVADEVRALAQQSADATAEISNLVDQIQTETNEVVTAMEQGTEQVVSGTQLVEEARANLNQITGVSNQINELVAKIAEAAKTQSVDSEQVNQTIKDVAAIAQRTSESATQVSDSFKELLQTAQNLEQNVGQFKVE
- a CDS encoding response regulator, whose translation is MSLDPHIRDQAYHFFVAEAPELLQSIESGLLNLREEYSTAKVHSIMRAAHSIKGGAAGVGLDGIKSIAHRLEDIFKALYHAEDQITPDFERKLLQAYDCLHQPLSEQIATGNYDAEQAVAEAEAILTEIETDLGDAMTQGADFIPSSEDLGVDMASSIFQVDVEEGLERLQTVIANPEQYEVAGEVRAEAEVFAGLAEITGLSGFGEIAQRAIEALDAHPQQGLEIARIVIKDVEAGRNAFLNGDRKRGGEPSPELLAYTTPEASASPDDWLAETEESEIAASADDLFSEEDIDSTEAITSVDDLFAATEESEIAASADDLFNEEDTDSAEAITSVDDLFAATEESEIAASADDLFSEEDIDSAEAITSVDDLFAATEESEIAASADDLFSEEDTDSTEAITSADEQSETEAAPESLAEAVTTLQQSFEELPLADNLPSSPSEQPGEQPTPTRVTAAPAAGSKPSIRVEVERLQTMDNQLGELVIQRNSLAVQNEQLQRGLRELLNRFSRFKNLVGRLEEFSDKEIISQSNQRPAALQPTTGNENGTASFNLTEQPESVLDLDFDSLELDQYGALNAVLQELLEETAQIEESVGDVSLFTQQSEQTLLGQRKMLEQLRDELIWARMLPLSNILDRFPRILRDFSHQYHKPTRLQLEGTGVRVDKSVLEKLYDPLTHLVRNAFDHGIEASETRRKAGKPEAGEIAIRAYYQGNQTVIEVSDDGSGINLERVKTKALATGLLNEEQLGRASSERLYNLLFESGFSTAMQVSDLSGRGVGLDVVREQIRELKGTISLRSEPGKGTTFTLNLPTTQSMAKLLIGLVETTIWALPSDNIEQILVPSEDQVKQTGRQRFLNWHDQALPIYHLSDLLEYNCSVPAASPDLKALGAIARPQERACPLLILRRGDQFFPLELDRVVTEQELVIKPFGSAVATPAYVSGCTVLGDGNIVPVLDSFALLEDVQQTPKSSAIGTTAMPGVANQMPTILIVDDSATQRQTLTLTFQRAGYQVLQAGDGREAISVLQRQPDTKAVICDIEMPNLNGFEFLRYRRQDETLKQIPVVMLTSRSSDKHRKLCKHLGADNYFTKPYLEKEFISAIESLL
- a CDS encoding response regulator, coding for MTQILIVEDECRITSFLEKGLKANGFMTTVATTTEEAAAIALDSQIDLILLDLSLPGEDGLSLLKALRGQGFSAPIIIVTARDDVQDKVTGLEWGADDYVTKPFRFEELLARIRARLRVSVNNNGYSSDQFQLLQVQNLTLDLRTRRLTVDGEFVELSTREFILMETFMRHPNQVMTRQQLLDQVWGYHYAVGSNVVDVYVGYLRKKLGTNYIQTVRGMGYRLSGKN
- a CDS encoding threonylcarbamoyl-AMP synthase, coding for MATVYSIHPETPQERILETVAQALKDGAIMLYPTDTVYAIGCDLNVKSAVEKVRFLKRMSNEKPLTFLCSSLSNIADYAHVSDDAYRLMKRLIPGTYTFLLPATKLVPKLVMNPKRKTSGIRVPDQVVCQSLLKTLGNPIISTSAYLPNDSGDLPTLGYEKARLFDAMDKQVDIILDDGSDVTTEVSTIIDLTGDQPEIIREGLGIEEAESWMYGI
- a CDS encoding chemotaxis protein CheW, which translates into the protein MLSSSSSQFNPSLLFPVANAEQTATDQFLRFYLVPETTGLLPVSQLSEVLTVNTRQVIPIPKLPPCVMGVYNWRGEILWVVDLGNLIGLTPLAEQSLVSPSLPLLILRGKDQAGNRQALGLIVNRVESLIRINPDQIQSPPESTFTAELARVLRGYWLTPEGEMLMVLSGAAIFAQMPQPS
- a CDS encoding response regulator, translated to MYHRSQHSDTGLLQIREVNSTEKPWSLYFSLGRLIWASGGKHEQRRIYRQLSHCYPHNLVELFQFTHNLEIDWKAESAYYDLLSDLFKVENKISINQFILIANQIKLEVLFDLLQVIYLESQVKTEQENNKRLQHQWFENVRPTKYIPVPREVAKSTEELIQTAQQQWEQWQKSGLGYCLPNQAPIIEDATSIQQATAAKTFQTLKRLLTGKRTLRDIAIETKRDIVSITKVFWEYYQQGWLTFQDVPDLNLPEIVSKRSVTNSSSETTQRLLVACVDDSPQVTQTLEQFIRDNGYDFIGINDPLRANATLLKTKPDLIFLDLIMPNTNGYEICTQLRRVSSLKEIPIIILTGKDGLIDRMRAKMVGATHYLSKPVQRTTILEVLQKYLSPAQSHEPDANSGFSSG
- a CDS encoding response regulator; translation: MKKALIVEDSQTDLQIMSSYLGENGFDVVKATNHDEALSQVQKQPFNLIVLDVVLPDRSGFELCRQLKEEESTRQTPIIICSTKNSDMDKFWGMKQGADAYLTKPVDSAELARTLQQVVK